The following coding sequences lie in one Corynebacterium anserum genomic window:
- a CDS encoding (Fe-S)-binding protein → MDLLAAGQATSADIPWGITVPLGIIGALLSLPAWVFFIRGAINIYKTIRMGQPALKRNDNPAGRLLNLIKEIVGHTKMAKKPGIAIAHWMVMVGFLLGFVVWFEAYIQIFNPEGGWPIIGTWGFYHFVDELLGIGTVVGIIALIIVRQCIGNSEKKARFYGSNAKAAYFVEAVVLIEGLGMVLVKASKIATFASYEGGHVATDFFTMQVAKILPESPLLVSIFALIKLLSGMIWLFIVGMNIKWGVAWHRFMAFFNIFLKRNSDGRNALGAAKPMTSGGRALTMENADPETDTIGVGKVEDFTWKGLMDFTSCTECGRCQEQCPAWNTAKPLSPKLLITNLRDHTLESAPYIKAARAEGAEGGGTDVLTADPATEAHADLPLLQLVGSGEMGVIDPDVLWSCTNCGACVEQCPVDIEHIDHIVDMRRYQVLVESDFPTELGNLFKNMETKGNPWGQNNNKRSEWIEKAKSEGIDIPVFGQDIENFDDTEYLFWVGCAGVYDDNAAKTTRAVADLLYTAGVKFAVLGEGEGCTGDSARRAGNEFLFQMLAEQNIEMLDQAFEGVPPQQRKIVVTCAHCFNTLRNEYPELGGNYEVVHHTQLLNKLVREGRLQPVSTPEAGRTVTYHDPCFLGRHNKVFEAPRELIGASGANLIEMDRNRNTGFCCGAGGARMWMEEHIGERINLNRTDEALATGSDAIAIGCPFCKTMITDGVNNRQADIEDKKERTQVLDIAQMFRESILVDGELPAPAEREFLVAPERGWVDEEKLAREEAERQAEEEAKRKAEEEKKRKAEEKKAADAKKAAAAGAAGGAAAGAVAAPGAPAPGAPSASAPAAPSAPGAPAAPSAPSAGAPAAPGAPAAPSAPSAGAPGAPSAPGAPSAPGAPAAPSAPAQTAESADTAPQADNVQEESAPETSTQSSSAETVDGVLKLGATSAGAPAAPGAPSAPAAPAAPPADADAETPDTKQASAEEQDAAPAGDDTPEGSAEQAAPSSNGGTAEVTDGVIKLNNPGAPGAPGAPGAS, encoded by the coding sequence ATGGACCTGCTTGCAGCAGGGCAGGCGACCTCTGCCGACATCCCGTGGGGCATCACGGTACCGCTCGGCATCATCGGCGCACTGCTTTCCCTCCCAGCGTGGGTGTTTTTCATCCGCGGCGCTATCAACATCTACAAGACCATCAGGATGGGTCAGCCAGCGCTCAAGCGCAACGACAACCCTGCAGGTCGTCTTTTGAATCTCATTAAGGAGATCGTCGGCCACACCAAGATGGCCAAGAAACCTGGCATCGCTATCGCACACTGGATGGTGATGGTCGGCTTCCTGCTCGGCTTCGTGGTCTGGTTTGAGGCCTATATCCAGATCTTCAACCCAGAAGGCGGTTGGCCGATCATCGGCACGTGGGGCTTCTACCACTTCGTCGATGAGCTACTTGGCATCGGCACCGTTGTAGGCATCATTGCTCTCATCATCGTCCGCCAGTGTATTGGCAACTCTGAGAAGAAAGCACGCTTCTACGGCTCTAACGCCAAAGCTGCCTACTTCGTGGAAGCCGTGGTCCTCATCGAAGGCTTGGGCATGGTCCTGGTGAAGGCATCTAAGATCGCCACCTTTGCCTCCTACGAGGGCGGACACGTAGCAACCGACTTCTTCACCATGCAGGTTGCCAAGATCCTGCCCGAGTCCCCTCTGCTGGTATCCATCTTCGCCTTGATCAAGCTGCTGTCCGGCATGATCTGGCTGTTTATCGTCGGTATGAACATCAAGTGGGGTGTCGCATGGCACCGCTTCATGGCGTTCTTCAACATCTTCCTCAAGCGCAACTCCGACGGCCGCAACGCCCTCGGCGCCGCCAAGCCAATGACCTCCGGCGGTCGCGCTCTGACCATGGAAAATGCCGACCCGGAGACAGACACCATCGGTGTGGGCAAAGTCGAGGACTTCACATGGAAGGGCCTCATGGACTTCACCTCCTGTACCGAATGTGGCCGGTGCCAAGAACAATGCCCAGCGTGGAACACCGCCAAGCCGCTGTCTCCAAAACTGCTCATCACCAACCTGCGTGACCACACCTTGGAGTCCGCCCCGTACATCAAGGCTGCGCGGGCTGAAGGCGCTGAAGGCGGCGGCACTGACGTACTGACGGCAGACCCCGCCACCGAAGCACACGCCGACCTGCCACTACTTCAGTTGGTCGGTTCCGGCGAGATGGGTGTTATCGACCCGGATGTCCTTTGGTCCTGCACCAACTGCGGCGCCTGCGTGGAACAATGCCCTGTGGACATTGAGCACATCGACCACATCGTGGATATGCGTCGCTACCAGGTTCTGGTTGAGTCTGACTTCCCAACCGAATTGGGCAACCTGTTTAAGAACATGGAAACCAAGGGCAACCCTTGGGGTCAGAACAACAACAAGCGCTCCGAGTGGATCGAGAAGGCTAAGTCCGAGGGCATCGACATTCCTGTCTTCGGTCAAGACATTGAGAACTTCGACGACACCGAATACCTCTTCTGGGTCGGGTGTGCTGGTGTCTACGACGACAACGCCGCAAAGACCACCCGCGCAGTTGCTGATCTGCTGTACACCGCTGGCGTGAAGTTCGCCGTCCTCGGCGAGGGAGAAGGCTGTACAGGTGACTCCGCTCGCCGCGCAGGTAATGAGTTCCTATTCCAGATGCTTGCCGAGCAGAACATCGAGATGCTCGACCAGGCCTTCGAAGGTGTTCCTCCACAGCAGCGCAAGATCGTTGTGACCTGTGCGCACTGCTTCAACACACTGCGTAACGAGTACCCAGAATTGGGAGGTAACTACGAGGTAGTTCACCACACCCAGCTACTGAACAAGCTGGTACGTGAAGGCCGCCTGCAGCCGGTATCCACCCCAGAGGCTGGCCGTACTGTGACTTACCACGACCCATGTTTCTTGGGACGCCACAATAAGGTATTCGAGGCTCCTCGTGAGCTCATCGGCGCTTCCGGCGCAAACCTCATCGAAATGGACCGTAACCGCAACACTGGCTTCTGCTGTGGTGCAGGTGGCGCCCGCATGTGGATGGAAGAGCACATCGGTGAGCGCATCAACCTCAACCGTACGGACGAGGCTCTGGCTACAGGTTCCGATGCAATTGCAATTGGCTGCCCATTCTGTAAGACCATGATAACCGACGGTGTCAACAACCGTCAGGCGGACATTGAGGACAAGAAGGAGCGTACCCAGGTTCTGGATATCGCCCAGATGTTCCGCGAGTCCATCCTGGTCGACGGTGAACTGCCTGCTCCTGCTGAGCGTGAGTTCCTCGTAGCGCCAGAACGTGGCTGGGTGGACGAAGAAAAGCTGGCTCGCGAAGAAGCCGAACGACAAGCCGAAGAAGAAGCTAAACGCAAGGCAGAGGAAGAAAAGAAGCGTAAGGCAGAGGAGAAGAAGGCCGCAGACGCTAAGAAAGCAGCTGCTGCAGGAGCTGCTGGCGGTGCCGCTGCCGGCGCAGTAGCAGCACCGGGTGCCCCAGCTCCAGGGGCTCCGTCCGCAAGTGCCCCAGCTGCGCCATCTGCTCCGGGTGCTCCAGCAGCTCCAAGTGCACCGTCCGCAGGTGCCCCGGCTGCTCCAGGTGCTCCAGCAGCTCCAAGTGCACCGTCCGCAGGTGCTCCGGGTGCTCCATCTGCTCCAGGCGCTCCTTCTGCACCGGGTGCTCCAGCAGCTCCATCTGCTCCAGCACAAACAGCGGAGTCCGCTGACACTGCACCTCAGGCTGACAATGTTCAGGAAGAATCTGCTCCCGAGACATCCACGCAGTCCAGCAGCGCTGAAACTGTAGACGGTGTACTAAAGCTTGGAGCTACTTCTGCAGGCGCTCCAGCAGCACCAGGGGCTCCATCTGCCCCGGCCGCTCCAGCAGCACCACCAGCTGATGCCGACGCTGAAACTCCAGATACTAAGCAGGCATCGGCAGAGGAGCAGGATGCAGCCCCTGCTGGCGATGACACTCCTGAGGGTTCTGCGGAACAAGCAGCCCCTTCCAGCAATGGAGGGACCGCTGAGGTGACCGATGGCGTCATCAAACTAAACAACCCAGGAGCTCCGGGAGCCCCCGGCGCCCCAGGAGCTTCATAG
- a CDS encoding alpha/beta hydrolase fold domain-containing protein, producing MSFLDRVTSLFNSGESSTNAPDAPAEPPHALRQHFAVSTREVHGFEVYSVAPMKFAETSAADVTHYDPHAEALDELAPADSATKAVLYLLPGGFAKPIQQRNWDFIGQLAEAGLRVDIPLYGLIPEYNAADGLPLIRAVYEQLIAEHGAEHVTIIGDSAGGSLALGIFAPDCEPLFAQNSPGTTPSTSDTPLAAPAALILNAPWADLAMRNPRIAEFLDSDPLLNPESLIPQGEMWARGLSDTGVVKDPGSATSHPTVSPLFLPDATLATTFRSTNVHIFCGTRDISLADAELLASKMKEQGVETTLHTQPGAIHMFHLTKSREGRSARKKMISIALNTAAPRD from the coding sequence ATGAGTTTCTTGGATCGAGTCACCTCATTGTTCAATTCCGGCGAGTCTTCCACAAACGCCCCAGATGCTCCCGCAGAACCACCCCATGCGCTACGCCAGCACTTTGCTGTTTCTACCCGCGAAGTTCACGGCTTTGAGGTGTATTCGGTCGCCCCCATGAAATTCGCCGAAACCTCCGCCGCGGATGTTACGCACTACGATCCACATGCAGAAGCGCTAGATGAGCTTGCCCCCGCCGATTCCGCTACCAAAGCAGTCCTCTATCTCCTGCCTGGTGGATTTGCTAAACCTATTCAGCAGCGCAATTGGGATTTCATCGGCCAACTTGCGGAGGCCGGCCTGAGAGTCGATATTCCTCTCTATGGCCTCATTCCTGAGTACAACGCCGCGGATGGGCTACCTCTCATCCGTGCCGTATATGAGCAGCTCATCGCTGAACATGGCGCGGAACACGTCACGATTATCGGCGACTCCGCCGGAGGTTCACTAGCCTTGGGCATCTTCGCTCCAGACTGCGAACCTTTATTCGCTCAGAACTCTCCAGGAACCACTCCGTCAACCTCCGATACGCCACTCGCTGCCCCCGCAGCTCTTATCCTCAACGCACCGTGGGCCGACCTCGCTATGCGCAACCCCCGTATCGCTGAGTTCCTCGATTCTGACCCTCTGCTCAACCCGGAAAGCCTCATCCCCCAGGGCGAAATGTGGGCGCGAGGTCTGAGCGACACCGGAGTGGTGAAAGACCCTGGCAGCGCCACCTCGCACCCCACAGTAAGTCCCCTTTTTCTTCCCGACGCCACGCTTGCCACCACCTTCCGCTCCACGAATGTTCACATCTTCTGCGGAACGAGAGATATTTCCTTAGCGGACGCGGAGCTCTTGGCGTCGAAAATGAAGGAACAGGGAGTGGAAACCACGCTGCATACTCAGCCTGGAGCCATCCACATGTTCCACCTGACGAAATCCCGCGAGGGACGTTCAGCGCGCAAGAAAATGATCAGTATCGCGCTTAACACAGCAGCTCCGCGCGACTAG
- the cas3 gene encoding CRISPR-associated helicase Cas3', whose protein sequence is MSVASILNSADQWRASRSAQANALWAKSGNEDAYLRLPQHLIDAACVAEWLWEHWVSRSLKATLSQLWGLEEEYVRRLYCFLAGTHDVGKATVSFQRLVKDSPRENVLLPPLYDVGLSLDWPQGEGPDRKFPHGMASALLLRQWLADRDVEKMRRVAVSSVVDAHHGFTSDAQGLANFAEAISGRQSCFDEIATEFLDSMAELTDIDEVLEEIDFGDVPVADALQLMTGLVIMADWIASNEKAFPYTPLHAQRQRLEEAIAYINLPGPWIPLDVPDDTVDLYRRIFAWSDGFQPRPVQAAVVEAAQKTQGPALMIIEAPTGEGKTEAGLAAAHVMGQRCGAQGVFLAAPTMSTANGLFERTANWARRSSRQGEVASMFLAHSKNRLVTTFESMRFSGIGEDGQGSDTGQGEGAVVATQWLCGAKTGVLSDFVVGTVDQVLMMALQARFSMLRHVGLAGKIIIIDEVHAYDTYMSQYLYRALEWLSRYGVSVILMSATLPPSQKKKLAAAYASQLIEDAENAVEVLDTEGYPLVSVVDATGVRATDVEQRPTDTEMTIHHLDDSLSELASTLTEQLDDGGVGLVICNTVARAQEAYRELAGHFPGEAELHHAAFIAASRSDKEDSLREQLGPSAHRGGLRPWRKIIVATQVAEQSLDIDADLLITDIAPIDLMIQRAGRVHRHHRPATDRPSKLQSPKIYVRGIETRIPVPRFDGGATAIYGDKLLLATLACLPDVFRRPDDAEGLVREVYSSQLTIPEEWADAWDVACADDKKKRDRAEARAKTYRFPSPTYAANLSDLFSQLHSNTETVGGEERGNAQVRDADFTIEVVAIETTEYGYSPLVGDATVLEGMEPSAHAARQLAASTVRLPARMTRREVDFDQIIDELEGQTPGEWHTSSLLRGSVALRFDAQGTATVGRFEVSYDSECGLCVLDEVPSP, encoded by the coding sequence GTGAGTGTAGCGAGCATCCTGAACAGCGCTGATCAGTGGCGCGCCAGCCGCAGTGCGCAGGCCAATGCGTTGTGGGCGAAGTCCGGTAATGAAGACGCGTACCTGCGATTACCGCAGCATCTTATAGATGCTGCCTGTGTCGCAGAGTGGCTCTGGGAACATTGGGTTTCCCGCTCTCTCAAGGCGACACTGAGTCAGCTCTGGGGCTTGGAAGAAGAGTATGTGCGGCGGCTCTACTGCTTCCTTGCCGGGACCCATGACGTCGGCAAGGCGACAGTCAGTTTTCAGCGATTGGTCAAAGACAGTCCGCGGGAAAACGTCCTTCTCCCTCCTTTGTACGATGTGGGCCTTTCGTTGGACTGGCCACAGGGCGAGGGCCCGGATCGTAAATTCCCGCATGGCATGGCTTCCGCTCTTTTGCTGCGCCAGTGGTTGGCAGACCGTGACGTGGAGAAGATGCGCAGGGTGGCCGTGTCGTCGGTCGTGGACGCGCACCATGGTTTTACCTCCGATGCCCAAGGCCTGGCTAATTTTGCCGAGGCTATCTCGGGTCGACAGAGCTGTTTTGATGAGATTGCCACGGAGTTTCTGGATTCGATGGCGGAGCTCACCGATATTGATGAGGTCCTGGAGGAAATTGATTTCGGTGATGTTCCCGTGGCTGATGCACTGCAGCTTATGACGGGTCTGGTCATCATGGCTGACTGGATAGCATCGAATGAAAAAGCGTTCCCTTACACCCCACTCCACGCTCAACGTCAGCGGTTGGAAGAAGCAATCGCGTACATCAATCTTCCAGGTCCCTGGATACCGCTGGATGTACCGGACGATACGGTTGATCTCTACCGTCGTATCTTCGCGTGGTCCGATGGCTTTCAGCCACGGCCGGTTCAGGCTGCTGTAGTAGAGGCAGCGCAGAAAACGCAAGGACCGGCTTTGATGATCATTGAAGCGCCGACAGGTGAGGGGAAAACCGAAGCGGGATTAGCCGCGGCACATGTGATGGGACAACGATGTGGCGCCCAAGGTGTGTTTCTGGCGGCGCCCACCATGTCCACGGCAAATGGACTGTTTGAGCGCACCGCGAACTGGGCTCGCCGAAGTTCGCGGCAGGGAGAAGTGGCATCTATGTTCCTTGCTCATTCGAAGAATCGATTGGTCACAACTTTTGAGTCCATGCGTTTTTCAGGGATTGGTGAGGACGGTCAGGGCTCGGATACGGGTCAAGGTGAAGGAGCCGTGGTCGCCACGCAGTGGCTCTGCGGAGCAAAAACCGGCGTGCTCTCTGATTTCGTCGTGGGAACGGTTGACCAAGTGCTGATGATGGCACTGCAGGCGCGGTTTTCCATGCTGCGTCACGTCGGCCTAGCCGGAAAAATTATCATTATTGATGAGGTACACGCGTACGACACCTACATGTCGCAGTATCTCTATCGTGCACTCGAGTGGCTCTCCCGGTACGGGGTCAGTGTCATTCTCATGTCTGCAACCCTGCCTCCGTCTCAGAAGAAAAAACTCGCGGCAGCGTACGCATCGCAGTTAATCGAGGACGCCGAGAATGCCGTCGAGGTTCTGGATACAGAAGGCTACCCGCTGGTTAGCGTTGTGGATGCCACAGGTGTCCGCGCAACCGACGTAGAGCAACGCCCCACTGACACCGAAATGACGATTCATCACCTCGATGATTCCCTGTCTGAATTGGCCAGCACGCTAACTGAGCAGCTTGATGACGGCGGAGTTGGCCTAGTCATATGTAACACTGTTGCGCGTGCACAGGAGGCATATCGCGAGTTAGCGGGGCACTTCCCGGGTGAAGCGGAGCTACATCACGCGGCGTTCATTGCTGCAAGCCGCAGCGATAAGGAAGATAGCCTGCGAGAACAATTGGGGCCGTCTGCACACAGGGGAGGGCTCCGCCCATGGCGAAAGATTATTGTTGCGACGCAGGTAGCAGAACAGAGCCTCGACATTGACGCTGACTTGCTGATTACAGATATTGCCCCCATTGACCTGATGATCCAGCGGGCTGGGCGTGTCCATCGTCATCACAGGCCGGCAACGGACCGCCCGTCGAAGCTGCAGTCTCCGAAGATATACGTCCGCGGTATCGAAACGCGGATTCCGGTTCCTCGGTTCGATGGTGGAGCGACGGCGATTTACGGGGACAAATTACTTCTGGCGACGCTGGCCTGCTTACCGGATGTATTCCGTCGGCCAGACGATGCTGAAGGTCTTGTGCGGGAAGTGTATTCGTCCCAGCTGACAATTCCGGAAGAGTGGGCGGATGCGTGGGATGTAGCGTGTGCAGATGACAAGAAAAAACGGGACCGAGCGGAAGCCCGAGCTAAAACATACCGGTTCCCAAGCCCGACCTATGCCGCAAACTTGAGCGATCTTTTTAGCCAGCTCCACAGCAATACGGAAACGGTCGGAGGAGAAGAACGCGGCAATGCCCAGGTTCGCGACGCCGATTTCACCATCGAAGTTGTAGCCATCGAGACCACGGAGTACGGCTATTCCCCGTTAGTAGGCGACGCGACAGTGCTAGAGGGAATGGAACCCTCTGCCCACGCTGCCCGCCAATTGGCTGCCAGTACCGTGCGGCTGCCGGCGCGTATGACTCGTCGCGAAGTAGATTTTGACCAGATTATTGATGAGTTGGAAGGGCAAACCCCAGGGGAGTGGCACACGTCGAGTCTCCTCAGAGGCAGTGTTGCGCTGCGCTTCGATGCGCAAGGTACAGCGACGGTGGGGCGGTTCGAGGTGTCGTATGACAGCGAATGTGGCCTATGCGTTTTAGATGAAGTTCCCAGCCCGTAA
- the casA gene encoding type I-E CRISPR-associated protein Cse1/CasA encodes MFSLLDDPWIQIVDSDDELKLVGIRDIFTGEVKAVRLQGESPAQDYAVMRLLLAIFWRSHSDEARVMPGKTFNFADWFARTRKRLLSKGADKAVLEYLDKYSDRFELFDSTAPFMQVAGLHVKSGEAKHITTIVPESQSDYFSMRAGRARDTLTFAEAARWLVYVQAYDYSGIKSGAVGDTRVKGGRGYPIGTGWTGMTGGTLVMGGNLLDTLILNTVQESLTNPDDRPVWERVADGPDVRSSKGEKNEPQGPADLATWQSRRVLLHNDGDKVVGVVVCNGDKIPDAGANVLADPMTPYRYSSNKSKKNLDVYYPRPYDVERTMWRSLDSLVVAETDGGFSGKEKAPKRPGILSNLAQLSQQIEGLPSVLNVELFSVEYGPQSSSVATTYAARMSLPVVILMENSAYLRTEIRAMASATTNAAVALGRFAGNLLVAAGGDYEFKTAVTDRVLAELEPRFNDWLGSIADLPDDAAQAESEAAQAAVKQWQQTVRAVVDEHARTLLRGAGPKAFSGRVIVSGPDDTRGRFVSAATFYQLLHRSLNEALPATAAEKATQKQESQKEATE; translated from the coding sequence GTGTTTTCACTGTTGGATGATCCCTGGATTCAGATCGTTGATAGCGACGATGAGCTGAAACTGGTGGGGATCCGGGACATCTTCACGGGGGAGGTGAAAGCGGTCAGGCTGCAGGGGGAGTCCCCGGCGCAGGACTACGCGGTGATGCGCCTATTGCTAGCAATTTTCTGGCGGTCACACAGCGATGAAGCACGAGTAATGCCAGGGAAGACCTTCAATTTTGCGGATTGGTTCGCCAGGACGCGGAAGCGGTTGCTCAGCAAAGGTGCTGACAAAGCTGTGCTGGAGTACCTGGACAAATACAGTGATCGCTTCGAACTTTTCGACTCGACTGCGCCATTTATGCAGGTAGCTGGGCTGCATGTGAAGTCAGGTGAAGCCAAGCACATCACCACTATCGTTCCAGAATCGCAGAGTGACTATTTCTCCATGCGGGCGGGACGCGCGCGTGACACCCTCACCTTTGCAGAGGCGGCACGGTGGCTTGTCTACGTGCAGGCCTACGATTATTCCGGAATCAAGTCCGGTGCTGTGGGGGATACACGGGTCAAGGGTGGAAGGGGCTACCCGATTGGAACCGGCTGGACTGGAATGACAGGTGGAACGCTCGTTATGGGAGGCAACCTGCTGGACACCCTGATTCTCAATACCGTGCAGGAATCACTGACGAATCCGGATGACCGCCCTGTGTGGGAACGGGTCGCCGATGGCCCGGATGTCAGGTCGTCAAAGGGTGAGAAAAACGAACCGCAGGGGCCAGCGGACCTGGCCACCTGGCAGTCACGGCGTGTGCTTCTGCACAACGACGGCGACAAAGTCGTCGGGGTTGTGGTGTGTAACGGTGACAAAATTCCTGACGCTGGCGCGAACGTATTGGCCGATCCCATGACGCCCTATCGATATTCCTCGAACAAATCGAAGAAAAACCTGGACGTGTACTATCCGCGCCCGTATGACGTGGAGCGGACAATGTGGAGATCCTTGGATTCGCTCGTCGTCGCTGAAACGGATGGCGGGTTCAGCGGTAAGGAAAAGGCGCCGAAGCGCCCGGGAATCTTGAGCAATTTAGCGCAACTCTCGCAGCAAATAGAGGGGCTGCCAAGCGTCCTGAACGTCGAGCTCTTCTCTGTCGAATACGGTCCTCAATCCTCATCAGTCGCGACGACGTACGCTGCTCGAATGAGCCTGCCCGTCGTTATTTTGATGGAGAACTCGGCTTATCTCCGCACCGAGATTCGTGCCATGGCCTCGGCGACGACGAACGCAGCCGTAGCACTGGGACGCTTCGCGGGGAATCTTCTTGTTGCGGCCGGTGGGGATTATGAGTTTAAGACTGCAGTCACAGACCGAGTGCTCGCCGAGCTTGAGCCCCGCTTCAACGACTGGCTTGGCAGCATTGCGGACCTCCCCGACGATGCAGCGCAAGCTGAAAGCGAGGCTGCACAAGCAGCTGTGAAGCAGTGGCAGCAGACGGTACGGGCTGTCGTTGATGAGCATGCCCGCACGCTTCTCCGCGGTGCCGGTCCGAAGGCCTTCTCCGGCCGCGTGATTGTCAGTGGACCTGATGACACCCGGGGAAGATTTGTCTCCGCCGCCACCTTCTACCAACTTCTGCACCGATCGTTGAATGAGGCTTTGCCCGCGACTGCGGCTGAGAAAGCTACCCAGAAACAGGAATCTCAGAAGGAAGCTACAGAATGA
- the casB gene encoding type I-E CRISPR-associated protein Cse2/CasB — MSDLRSDLNAAPSERTDVLRNAVGATCHRLQNNYFSTPSSREYHVARASLAQMRRNASIDIKRNPLGLATALFEMGGDFDTKLAGKGDEPSPSERAAYTALTLFAVHMQSATSPVHVPSVSFATACGRLHALGISDSIKPRIDAMLLAGSESSRIAHIRSLIALLRTNDLGFDYGLLARDLRGLANPKTKSGIQLRWGRDFAHGYFAGTKSGHSDTVPDGAAHAESASSGSATTGAS, encoded by the coding sequence ATGAGTGACCTAAGAAGTGACCTAAATGCAGCGCCGTCCGAGCGCACCGATGTACTCCGCAACGCGGTAGGCGCCACCTGCCACCGCCTGCAAAACAACTATTTCTCCACCCCCTCCTCCCGCGAGTATCACGTTGCCCGCGCTTCGCTCGCCCAGATGCGCCGCAACGCCAGCATCGACATCAAACGCAATCCGTTGGGTTTGGCCACCGCACTGTTCGAAATGGGTGGTGATTTTGACACGAAACTCGCCGGGAAGGGCGATGAACCGTCGCCATCAGAACGTGCCGCGTATACCGCGCTGACACTTTTTGCAGTGCACATGCAGTCTGCGACGTCGCCCGTCCATGTTCCATCCGTGAGCTTTGCGACGGCATGTGGGCGGCTGCACGCCCTGGGAATCTCTGATTCAATCAAGCCCCGAATTGACGCCATGCTGCTGGCCGGCAGCGAGTCGTCTCGGATTGCGCACATCCGCTCCCTTATCGCCTTGCTCCGTACGAATGATCTCGGTTTCGACTATGGGTTGCTTGCGCGCGATCTTCGTGGCCTAGCAAACCCAAAAACCAAGTCCGGAATTCAGTTGCGGTGGGGTCGTGACTTCGCGCACGGCTACTTTGCCGGAACCAAGTCTGGCCACAGCGACACCGTTCCCGATGGTGCGGCACATGCGGAATCAGCTTCGTCAGGTTCTGCCACCACAGGCGCCAGCTAG
- the cas7e gene encoding type I-E CRISPR-associated protein Cas7/Cse4/CasC — protein sequence MTLVVDIHALQTVPPSLINRDDTGAPKSAIFGGVPRQRVSSQSWKRAIRRHFEECVGDSTVGLRSRELPELIAKKAAELAPDATIDQAIDGVRKLFKATGKEGIKLVDPDKPKKAKKGEEAPVDEHPKFPTTAALLFLSPHQISRAAEAIANKLQGGEDLKFAKAEAVDLLDTHHSIDMSLFGRMLADAPSYNIDAAVQVAHALSVHESQPEFDYFTAVDDVVEDAEETGAGMIGTTQMMSSTLYRFATVNVDALAQNLDDREIAREATAMFLTAFIESMPTGKQNSFANNTLPELVYVAVRDTRSVSLVNAFEEPVTSESGSRRKAAAEALANEERDIEQAYGMKPLAAYVLGVKGLGNAFEGLAENVNKQELLDRLGKLLAEEEAN from the coding sequence ATGACCCTCGTTGTTGACATCCACGCCCTGCAAACGGTCCCTCCGAGCTTGATTAACCGCGATGACACTGGAGCCCCCAAATCCGCCATCTTTGGTGGGGTACCCCGCCAGCGCGTGTCTTCTCAATCCTGGAAGCGCGCCATCCGTCGCCACTTCGAGGAATGCGTCGGCGACAGTACCGTCGGACTGCGCTCTCGTGAGTTGCCGGAGCTGATTGCGAAGAAAGCAGCCGAGCTAGCTCCCGATGCCACGATTGACCAGGCAATCGACGGTGTTCGAAAGCTATTTAAGGCGACCGGGAAAGAGGGTATCAAGCTTGTCGATCCCGACAAGCCGAAGAAGGCGAAGAAAGGGGAGGAAGCTCCTGTCGACGAACACCCGAAGTTCCCGACCACTGCGGCACTGCTGTTCTTAAGCCCTCACCAGATCTCCCGGGCCGCAGAGGCAATCGCAAATAAGCTGCAGGGTGGAGAAGATCTGAAGTTCGCAAAGGCCGAGGCTGTCGATCTGCTTGATACTCACCACTCAATCGATATGTCATTGTTCGGGCGCATGCTTGCAGACGCTCCGTCGTACAATATTGATGCCGCTGTGCAGGTGGCACATGCTCTGAGTGTTCATGAATCACAGCCGGAATTCGACTACTTCACCGCCGTTGATGATGTCGTGGAGGATGCCGAGGAAACCGGAGCTGGCATGATCGGTACCACCCAGATGATGTCCTCGACTCTCTACAGGTTCGCAACGGTCAATGTCGATGCTCTTGCCCAGAATCTGGATGATCGGGAGATTGCACGCGAGGCCACCGCAATGTTCCTCACCGCGTTCATCGAATCGATGCCGACGGGTAAGCAGAACAGTTTCGCAAACAACACCCTTCCTGAATTGGTCTACGTCGCGGTTCGCGATACTCGGTCAGTATCTCTTGTCAACGCTTTCGAGGAGCCGGTTACTTCTGAGTCTGGAAGTCGCCGTAAAGCTGCTGCTGAAGCACTGGCTAACGAAGAACGCGACATTGAACAGGCCTACGGAATGAAGCCGCTCGCAGCATACGTCCTGGGTGTTAAAGGCTTGGGTAATGCATTCGAGGGGCTTGCCGAAAATGTGAATAAGCAGGAGCTCCTGGATCGGCTCGGCAAGCTTCTGGCTGAAGAGGAAGCAAACTAG